The Vitis riparia cultivar Riparia Gloire de Montpellier isolate 1030 chromosome 3, EGFV_Vit.rip_1.0, whole genome shotgun sequence genome includes a region encoding these proteins:
- the LOC117911040 gene encoding uncharacterized protein LOC117911040, translating into MCPVDGIVTFPLVNASRVLQPHEDALVLTLGISGFDVRRVLIDPGSSTDLLQMLVFKQMDYSPSTLENLRRLLSRFNGATTTSQGDIVFPVQASLITLNIQFSVVEDLFHFNAIMGCA; encoded by the coding sequence ATGTGCCCCGTCGACGGCATAGTAACTTTTCCTCTTGTAAATGCTAGTCGAGTATTGCAACCACATGAAGATGCCTTAGTCCTAACACTAGGAATAAGTGGGTTCGACGTGAGAAGGGTTCTGATTGATCCGGGTAGCTCAACTGACCTCTTACAAATGTTAGTTTTCAAGCAGATGGACTACTCACCCTCTACCCTAGAGAATCTAAGGCGATTACTATCCAGGTTCAATGGAGCCACGACGACTTCTCAGGGCGACATTGTATTCCCTGTCCAGGCTAGCTTAATCACCCTAAACATACAATTCTCGGTGGTCGAGGATTTGTTCCATTTCAACGCCATCATGGGATGTGCATGA
- the LOC117911486 gene encoding anthocyanidin 3-O-glucosyltransferase 2-like — translation MMKKIELIFVSVSAIGHIVSTVEFAKLLVGRDDRFSVTLLIMKLPFKDSAATNYIHSVSASVSGSIRFVHLPELDSDSSSSSTTILFSNIIERQKPLVRDAIHQLTRSDSGRLAGIVVDLLCTSMMDVANELGAPSYVYFAGSAACLALMFHLQTLKDHQGLDVTEFANSDAELVVPGFVNPVPARVLPAVAVDKEGGGSMDFLDRARGFRDAKGILVNTFVELESHVINSFVDGTTPPIYTVGPLLNLQHANNQKQDSDLDVIRWLDDQPTSSVVFLCFGSAGAFHMDQIKEIAIGLENSGHRFLWTLRRPPPKDEMTLSSDYVNFNEVLPEGFLDRTSKIGKIIGWAPQAAVLAHSAVGGFISHCGWNSTLESIWYGVPVATWPMYAEQQLNAFQIVRELEMGVEIRLDYNMDTSNLVSAQEIESRIRSLMDDSSNIRMKRAKMKEKCMRALTEGGSSDSSIQRLIGDMITNIS, via the coding sequence ATGATGAAGAAAATAGAGCTTATTTTTGTCTCTGTCTCAGCTATAGGACATATTGTATCAACTGTGGAGTTTGCTAAGCTTCTTGTTGGTAGAGATGACCGCTTCTCAGTCACTCTGCTCATCATGAAGCTACCTTTTAAGGACTCTGCGGCAACCAACTACATCCATTCAGTTTCTGCTTCCGTTTCCGGGTCCATTCGATTTGTCCACCTTCCTGAACTCGACTCAGATTCATCATCGTCATCCACTACTATCTTATTCTCTAATATCATTGAAAGGCAGAAGCCTCTGGTGAGGGATGCAATCCACCAGCTCACTCGGTCTGACTCGGGTCGACTCGCTGGGATTGTGGTCGATTTGCTTTGCACTTCCATGATGGATGTAGCTAATGAATTGGGTGCTCCTTCCTATGTGTACTTCGCCGGCAGTGCGGCCTGCCTTGCTCTCATGTTTCATCTTCAAACCCTCAAGGACCACCAGGGCTTGGATGTTACTGAGTTTGCTAACTCGGATGCTGAGTTGGTGGTCCCGGGTTTTGTCAACCCGGTTCCTGCTCGAGTCTTGCCTGCTGTGGCGGTGGACAAGGAGGGTGGCGGATCCATGGATTTCCTCGACCGGGCAAGGGGCTTTAGAGACGccaagggtattttggtaaatacGTTTGTGGAGCTAGAATCTCATGTGATTAACTCCTTTGTCGATGGTACAACTCCTCCCATTTACACAGTAGGGCCTTTATTGAACTTACAACATGCCAACAACCAAAAACAAGATAGTGACTTGGATGTCATCCGATGGCTTGATGATCAGCCCACATCATCTGTGGTGTTTTTATGTTTTGGCAGCGCTGGAGCATTCCACATGGATCAAATCAAGGAGATTGCAATTGGGCTTGAGAATAGTGGGCATCGTTTCTTGTGGACACTCCGAAGACCTCCACCAAAAGATGAGATGACACTATCTAGTGATTATGTGAATTTCAATGAAGTATTACCTGAAGGGTTCTTAGATCGCACATCTAAAATTGGAAAGATAATTGGATGGGCACCACAAGCGGCTGTTTTAGCTCACTCTGCAGTAGGAGGGTTTATATCTCATTGTGGGTGGAATTCTACATTAGAAAGCATATGGTACGGTGTCCCAGTAGCTACATGGCCTATGTATGCAGAACAACAGTTGAATGCGTTTCAAATAGTAAGAGAGTTAGAAATGGGGGTGGAGATTAGATTGGATTATAACATGGATACTAGTAATCTTGTAAGTGCTCAAGAAATTGAGAGTAGAATAAGAAGTTTAATGGATGATAGCAGCAACATTAGAATGAAAAGggcaaaaatgaaagaaaagtgcATGAGGGCCTTGACAGAAGGTGGATCTTCGGACTCTAGCATACAACGTCTAATTGGAGACATGATAACTAATATCTCATGA